A window from Falco naumanni isolate bFalNau1 chromosome 3, bFalNau1.pat, whole genome shotgun sequence encodes these proteins:
- the C3H1orf216 gene encoding UPF0500 protein C1orf216 homolog, protein MFAVCPPNAPFRGGPVLGTAIPGAGHGQDSNSNFVGEVCDSNENWSQPAPGSPPEEGSSRSENTTNPSDNLLLLMQRQMVQGRLRDAAPSLGAARPHLPEPGVRSPPEGAEVGGAGDQNAAAEEAARGCGKPPSSPAEDNGYASSSLSIDSPDSTCGNAWDTPTSAPIPGSPPHPGAAEPEPGTLFPALAEAVQHLQDKERFKEQEKEKHHIQLVMYRRLALLRWIHGLQQKVVDQQNRLQESFDTILDNRKELIRCMQQGPACPTAAAAPSP, encoded by the coding sequence ATGTTCGCCGTCTGCCCACCAAACGCCCCGTTCCGGGGGGGCCCGGTGCTGGGCACGGCCATCCCAGGGGCCGGGCACGGGCAGGATTCCAACTCCAACTTCGTGGGAGAGGTGTGTGACAGCAATGAGAACTGGAGCCAGCCAGCGCCGGGGTCCCCGCCGGAGGAGGGCTCCAGCCGGAGCGAAAACACGACAAATCCATCCGATAATCTGCTGTTATTAATGCAGAGACAGATGGTCCAGGGCCGGCTTAGGGATGCCGCCCCGAGCCTGGGCGCCGCGCGGCCCCATCTCCCCGAGCCGGGGGTCCGCAGCCCCCCCGAGGGAGCGGAGGTCGGTGGGGCGGGGGACCAAAACGCTGCTGCcgaggaggcagccaggggatGCGGCAAGCCCCCGAGCTCCCCTGCGGAGGACAACGGCtatgccagcagctccctcagcaTCGACAGCCCTGACAGCACCTGTGGGAACGCCTGGGACACCCCAACCTCtgcccccatccctgggagccCACCACATCCAGGGGCGGCCGAGCCTGAGCCAGGGACCCTCTTCCCGGCGCTGGCGGAGGCCGTGCAGCACCTCCAGGACAAGGAGCGCTTCaaggagcaggagaaggagaagcacCACATCCAGCTGGTGATGTACCGGCGCCTGGCCCTGCTGCGCTGGATCCACGGCCTCCAACAGAAAGTCGTGGACCAGCAGAACCGGTTGCAGGAGAGTTTCGACACCATCCTGGATAACCGCAAGGAGCTGATCCGCTGCATGCAGCAGGGCCCGGCGTGCCCCACCGCGgccgctgcccccagcccctga